From Primulina tabacum isolate GXHZ01 chromosome 2, ASM2559414v2, whole genome shotgun sequence, one genomic window encodes:
- the LOC142536932 gene encoding uncharacterized protein LOC142536932 → MMSPNKILENRSPANAATFRQTPLQVIHVLGNFMRIWSIYTLYLYLSQTGASVLLFVFSCLVPSSLLFLLLQKPWKGRPLSNTQVVPSVINGGVTALYFILWGKGLKSCGPLRAILAEYAGAVLGVLSAVLYGRRGHLWKKIGGLFMMLASFYLISQGWTSASYTHLTVFNNSEAEVESEVAVGFKDMLIPIFAGILSTLRRVIARRVSLKNQLKRRLHAITITSATCFMFPIAMWDMILGSSSIELPFSAWAFSSTILFGIVLIFYVDSIAEERLFMVFSSPKHLMVAGGCIIIMEIVYKRDFSLLGFLLCVAILSFGIHEATSLDRTKKDSSQNLDPLNGGFEDQIQMASLPT, encoded by the exons ATGATGTCTCCAAATAAAATTCTAGAAAATAGGAGCCCTGCGAATGCCGCCACTTTCAG GCAAACTCCCTTACAGGTCATACATGTTCTTGGTAACTTCATGAGAATATGGTCAATCTACACTCTGTACCTCTATTTATCACAAACAGGTGCTTCGGTCTTGTTGTTTGTCTTCAGCTGTCTTGTTCCATCGTCCCTTCTGTTTTTACTGTTGCAAAAACCTTGGAAGGGCAGACCACTTTCTAATACTCAG gTTGTGCCTTCTGTAATAAATGGTGGTGTTACAGCCCTATACTTCATCTTATGGGGAAAGGGTCTGAAATCTTGTGGTCCTCTCAG GGCCATATTGGCTGAGTATGCTGGTGCTGTTCTTGGAGTATTATCCGCGGTGTTGTATGGGAGGAGAGGCCATCTCTGGAAAAAG ATTGGCGGCCTCTTTATGATGTTGGCGTCATTCTATCTTATATCTCAAGGATGGACCTCGGCCTCATATACACATTTGA CAGTCTTTAATAATTCAGAGGCAGAGGTTGAATCAGAAGTAGCTGTAGGATTTAAGGACATGCTAATTCCGATTTTTGCTGGAATTTTATCAACATTGAGAAGGGTGATTGCAAGACGAGTGTCACTTAAG AATCAACTTAAAAGGCGGCTTCATGCCATAACTATTACTTCTGCCACCTGTTTTATGTTCCCTATTGCCATGTGGGATATGATACTT GGATCATCCAGCATAGAGTTGCCTTTCTCTGCCTGGGCCTTTTCTAGCACTATTCTTTTTGGAATTGTCTTGATATTTTACGTGGACAGTATCGCGGAGGAGAG ATTGTTCATGGTGTTCTCATCCCCAAAGCATTTAATGGTAGCAGGAGGATGCATCATTATTATGGAAATTGTATACAAAAGGGACTTTTCCCTGCTTGGTTTTTTACTTTGCGTTGCCATTTTGAGCTTCG GAATACATGAAGCAACTTCTTTGGATCGCACGAAGAAAGATTCTTCACAAAATTTAGATCCATTGAATGGGGGTTTTGAGGACCAAATTCAGATGGCATCACTTCCAACTTAA
- the LOC142536931 gene encoding caffeoylshikimate esterase isoform X1, with protein sequence MALESARIYSRHAFNELKTKILPAKSGRDLKVMGKTVKFAGVDEELQKILDADMDMVGPRRRAREAFKHIQLSIDHILFKMPHERLKMTESFEVNSRGLEIFSKCWLPENGSPKAVVCFCHGYGDTCTFFFEGIARKLASSGYGVFALDYPGFGLSEGLHGYIPSFDRLVDDVIEHFAKVKENPDFRSLPSFLFGQSMGGAVALKVHLKQHDLWSGAVLVAPMCKIADDMVPPWLVTQILIGVSKLLPKQKLVPQKDLAEMAFQDVRKREQATYNVIAYKHKPRLGTAVELLRTTQEIEHQLEKVSLPLLILHGKNDVVTDPSVSEALYKKASSSDKKLNLYDDAFHSLLEGEPDEMVLRVLGDIISWLDEHC encoded by the exons ATGGCACTGGAATCCGCAAGAATTTATAGTAGACACGCTTTTAATG AATTGAAGACCAAGATTTTACCTGCCAAGAGTGGCAGAGATTTGAAAGTAATGGGAAAAACAGTAAAGTTCGCGGGTGTGGATGAAGAGTTGCAGAAGATATTGGATGCTGACATGGACATGGTGGGACCCAGGCGCCGGGCTCGCGAGGCATTCAAGCACATTCAGCTCTCCATAGATCATATCTTATTCAAG ATGCCACATGAAAGATTGAAGATGACTGAG TCATTTGAAGTGAACTCTAGGGGAttggagatattttcaaaatgtTGGCTTCCGGAAAATGGTTCCCCAAAAGCTGTGGTTTGTTTTTGTCATGGTTATGGAGATACTTGCACATTTTTCTTCGAAG GAATTGCTAGAAAGCTTGCATCTTCTGGTTATGGGGTATTCGCGCTGGACTACCCCGGATTTGGTCTTTCAGAAGGTCTACATGGCTACATTCCAAGCTTTGACAGGCTCGTGGATGATGTCATTGAGCATTTTGCAAAAGTGAAAG AGAATCCAGACTTCCGTTCATTACCAAGTTTTCTTTTTGGACAATCTATGGGGGGAGCAGTTGCGCTTAAAGTGCACCTAAAACAGCACGATTTGTGGAGCGGCGCAGTTCTTGTTGCACCTATGTGTAAG ATTGCAGATGACATGGTTCCTCCGTGGCTAGTAACTCAAATTCTAATTGGAGTCTCAAAATTACTTCCAAAACAGAAGCTTGTTCCGCAGAAGGATTTGGCTGAGATGGCATTCCAAGATGTGAGGAAGCGAGAACAA GCAACATATAATGTCATCGCTTACAAGCATAAACCTCGGCTAGGAACAGCCGTGGAATTGCTGAGGACGACACAGGAGATAGAACACCAACTGGAGAAG GTGTCGCTGCCACTATTGATTTTACATGGAAAAAACGACGTAGTAACTGATCCATCTGTGAGCGAAGCATTGTACAAAAAGGCAAGCAGTTCAGACAAGAAACTGAACCTATATGATGATGCCTTTCACTCTCTTCTTGAAGGCGAGCCAGATGAGATGGTACTTCGAGTTCTTGGCGATATCATATCTTGGCTCGACGAGCATTGCTAG
- the LOC142536937 gene encoding uncharacterized protein LOC142536937 has product MAIEVLPDSPSMGMSPRISFSNDLPQTDIVPIEQYIRSGSSSSIDFDFCVFRESFDQESSSADELFFDGKILPIEIKKRLAPPRTSGDPPPHPPAPAFPPPQPSPPPHKFTRNTATHEARQCPNPEPDEKKSSFWSFKRSTSLNCGSGYARTLCPLPLLSRSNSTGSTASSKRASLSNNHKQNLFKNSTNSPLKQSQLPFAAASNTHQRPPLKRTNHPYNNGIKINPVLNVPHANLFGLASIFSGGKDKIKKKH; this is encoded by the coding sequence ATGGCGATTGAAGTTTTGCCCGACAGCCCCAGCATGGGCATGAGTCCTCGGATCTCCTTCTCGAATGATCTTCCCCAGACAGACATCGTACCCATCGAACAATACATTCGATCGGGTTCCTCTTCCAGCATCGACTTTGATTTCTGCGTTTTTCGCGAAAGCTTCGATCAAGAATCGTCCTCCGCCGACGAGCTTTTCTTCGATGGAAAGATCCTCCCGATCGAGATCAAGAAAAGACTAGCCCCACCAAGAACATCCGGCGATCCACCACCTCACCCGCCGGCACCAGCATTTCCTCCTCCGCAACCATCGCCGCCTCCTCACAAATTCACCAGAAACACAGCTACTCACGAAGCAAGACAGTGCccaaatccagaaccagacgaGAAGAAATCATCATTCTGGAGTTTCAAGCGCAGCACCAGCTTAAACTGCGGCAGTGGCTACGCGCGGACACTCTGCCCGCTGCCGCTTTTATCCCGCAGCAATTCCACAGGCTCAACTGCGAGCTCGAAACGCGCGTCACTTTCAAATAACCACAAGCAAAATTTATTCAAGAACTCCACAAACAGTCCTCTAAAACAATCCCAGCTTCCATTTGCCGCTGCTTCAAATACCCACCAGAGGCCGCCATTGAAGAGGACAAATCATCCTTACAACAACGGGATCAAGATCAACCCAGTTTTGAACGTCCCTCACGCAAATCTTTTCGGTTTGGCTTCCATCTTTTCCGGCGGAAAAGACAAGATCAAGAAGaagcattaa
- the LOC142536933 gene encoding protein MAO HUZI 4, chloroplastic-like isoform X2: MLSGVLLEDQESSLYLILEELLCSEGLLCMLHDPRCLEVSLSLLSSALLLRLPSSQIASSAFTLGTAAVLPFYTFMVAAPEAKLTKKIIASSIPYIVLGLLYAYLLYLSWTPDTIRLMFASKYWLPELNGIAKMFSNEMTLASAWIHLLAVDLFAARQVYYDGLKNNIEMRHSVSLCLLFCPLGILVHFITRAFTASRKRREHGDTSHRFQ; encoded by the exons ATGTTGTCTGGAGTTTTATTGGAGGATCAAGAATCATCACTATACCTAATCTTGGAAGAATTATTATGTTCAGAAGGTCTTCTGTGTATGCTTCAT GATCCAAGGTGTCTGGAGGTGTCTTTGAGCTTGCTTTCATCTGCCCTGTTGCTTA GGCTCCCAAGTTCTCAGATTGCAAGTAGTGCTTTTACATTGGGAACGGCAGCAGTACTTCCATTTTATACATTTATGGTTGCAGCCCCTGAAGCGAAGCTT ACCAAAAAAATAATAGCAAGCAGCATACCTTATATAGTTCTCGGTCTATTATACGCTTATTTACTGTATCTGTCCTGGACACCTGATACAATTCGGCTGATGTTTGCAAGTAAATACTGGTTGCCAGAG TTAAATGGTATAGCTAAGATGTTTTCCAACGAGATGACGCTGGCTTCTGCTTGGATTCATTTATTGGCTGTCGATCTTTTTGCTGCAAG GCAAGTTTACTATGACGGATTGAAGAACAACATAGAGATGAGGCATTCAGTGTCCCTTTGCCTGCTGTTTTGTCCGCTCGGAATTCTTGTTCATTTCATCACAAGAGCTTTCACTGCAAGCAGAAAAAGAAGAGAACATGGAGACACTTCTCATCGATTTCAGTAA
- the LOC142536931 gene encoding caffeoylshikimate esterase isoform X2, producing the protein MTKILPAKSGRDLKVMGKTVKFAGVDEELQKILDADMDMVGPRRRAREAFKHIQLSIDHILFKMPHERLKMTESFEVNSRGLEIFSKCWLPENGSPKAVVCFCHGYGDTCTFFFEGIARKLASSGYGVFALDYPGFGLSEGLHGYIPSFDRLVDDVIEHFAKVKENPDFRSLPSFLFGQSMGGAVALKVHLKQHDLWSGAVLVAPMCKIADDMVPPWLVTQILIGVSKLLPKQKLVPQKDLAEMAFQDVRKREQATYNVIAYKHKPRLGTAVELLRTTQEIEHQLEKVSLPLLILHGKNDVVTDPSVSEALYKKASSSDKKLNLYDDAFHSLLEGEPDEMVLRVLGDIISWLDEHC; encoded by the exons ATG ACCAAGATTTTACCTGCCAAGAGTGGCAGAGATTTGAAAGTAATGGGAAAAACAGTAAAGTTCGCGGGTGTGGATGAAGAGTTGCAGAAGATATTGGATGCTGACATGGACATGGTGGGACCCAGGCGCCGGGCTCGCGAGGCATTCAAGCACATTCAGCTCTCCATAGATCATATCTTATTCAAG ATGCCACATGAAAGATTGAAGATGACTGAG TCATTTGAAGTGAACTCTAGGGGAttggagatattttcaaaatgtTGGCTTCCGGAAAATGGTTCCCCAAAAGCTGTGGTTTGTTTTTGTCATGGTTATGGAGATACTTGCACATTTTTCTTCGAAG GAATTGCTAGAAAGCTTGCATCTTCTGGTTATGGGGTATTCGCGCTGGACTACCCCGGATTTGGTCTTTCAGAAGGTCTACATGGCTACATTCCAAGCTTTGACAGGCTCGTGGATGATGTCATTGAGCATTTTGCAAAAGTGAAAG AGAATCCAGACTTCCGTTCATTACCAAGTTTTCTTTTTGGACAATCTATGGGGGGAGCAGTTGCGCTTAAAGTGCACCTAAAACAGCACGATTTGTGGAGCGGCGCAGTTCTTGTTGCACCTATGTGTAAG ATTGCAGATGACATGGTTCCTCCGTGGCTAGTAACTCAAATTCTAATTGGAGTCTCAAAATTACTTCCAAAACAGAAGCTTGTTCCGCAGAAGGATTTGGCTGAGATGGCATTCCAAGATGTGAGGAAGCGAGAACAA GCAACATATAATGTCATCGCTTACAAGCATAAACCTCGGCTAGGAACAGCCGTGGAATTGCTGAGGACGACACAGGAGATAGAACACCAACTGGAGAAG GTGTCGCTGCCACTATTGATTTTACATGGAAAAAACGACGTAGTAACTGATCCATCTGTGAGCGAAGCATTGTACAAAAAGGCAAGCAGTTCAGACAAGAAACTGAACCTATATGATGATGCCTTTCACTCTCTTCTTGAAGGCGAGCCAGATGAGATGGTACTTCGAGTTCTTGGCGATATCATATCTTGGCTCGACGAGCATTGCTAG
- the LOC142536934 gene encoding small ribosomal subunit protein eS7-like: MFTAAQKIHKDRGAEPTEFEENVAQALFDLENTNQDIKSDLKDLYINSALQIDVSGGKKAVVIHVPYRLRKAFRKIHPRLVRELEKKFSGKEVVLIATRRIVRPPKKGSAVQRPRTRTLTSVHEAILEDIVYPAEIVGKRVRYRLDGSKIMKVFLDPKAKNDTENKLETFSGVYRKLSGKDVVFEFPITEA, translated from the exons ATGTTCACTGCAGCACAAAAGATTCACAAAGACAGGGGCGCTGAGCCCACTGAATTTGAGGAGAATGTTGCTCAG GCTTTGTTTGATTTGGAAAATACAAACCAAGATATTAAGAGTGACTTGAAAGACCTCTACATCAACTCTGCCTT GCAAATTGATGTTTCTGGAGGCAAGAAGGCTGTTGTGATCCATGTCCCTTATCGATTGCGGAAAGCTTTCCGCAAGATTCATCCCAGACTAGTGAGAGAACTTGAGAAGAAGTTCAGTGGAAAG GAGGTTGTTCTCATTGCCACAAGGAGGATAGTGCGCCCACCTAAGAAGGGTTCTGCCGTTCAAAGGCCTCGTACCCGAACACTTACGAGTGTTCATGAGGCCATCCTTGAGGACATAGTTTATCCCGCTGAGATTGTTGGAAAGCGTGTCAGATACAGACTCGATGGATCTAAGATAATGAAG GTTTTCTTGGATCCGAAAGCAAAGAATGACACAGAGAATAAGCTCGAAACATTTTCTGGGGTCTACAGGAAACTCTCAGGGAAAGATGTGGTCTTTGAATTTCCAATAACAGAGGCTTGA
- the LOC142536933 gene encoding protein MAO HUZI 4, chloroplastic-like isoform X3: MLSGVLLEDQESSLYLILEELLCSEGLLWLPSSQIASSAFTLGTAAVLPFYTFMVAAPEAKLTKKIIASSIPYIVLGLLYAYLLYLSWTPDTIRLMFASKYWLPELNGIAKMFSNEMTLASAWIHLLAVDLFAARQVYYDGLKNNIEMRHSVSLCLLFCPLGILVHFITRAFTASRKRREHGDTSHRFQ, translated from the exons ATGTTGTCTGGAGTTTTATTGGAGGATCAAGAATCATCACTATACCTAATCTTGGAAGAATTATTATGTTCAGAAGGTCTTCTGT GGCTCCCAAGTTCTCAGATTGCAAGTAGTGCTTTTACATTGGGAACGGCAGCAGTACTTCCATTTTATACATTTATGGTTGCAGCCCCTGAAGCGAAGCTT ACCAAAAAAATAATAGCAAGCAGCATACCTTATATAGTTCTCGGTCTATTATACGCTTATTTACTGTATCTGTCCTGGACACCTGATACAATTCGGCTGATGTTTGCAAGTAAATACTGGTTGCCAGAG TTAAATGGTATAGCTAAGATGTTTTCCAACGAGATGACGCTGGCTTCTGCTTGGATTCATTTATTGGCTGTCGATCTTTTTGCTGCAAG GCAAGTTTACTATGACGGATTGAAGAACAACATAGAGATGAGGCATTCAGTGTCCCTTTGCCTGCTGTTTTGTCCGCTCGGAATTCTTGTTCATTTCATCACAAGAGCTTTCACTGCAAGCAGAAAAAGAAGAGAACATGGAGACACTTCTCATCGATTTCAGTAA
- the LOC142536933 gene encoding protein ABA DEFICIENT 4, chloroplastic-like isoform X1: MVTSFCFLSSQVSFKIGCSRFSANSLLRNQRSTKNEIPFDQLAVGKKASPYVVWSFIGGSRIITIPNLGRIIMFRRSSVYASWLPSSQIASSAFTLGTAAVLPFYTFMVAAPEAKLTKKIIASSIPYIVLGLLYAYLLYLSWTPDTIRLMFASKYWLPELNGIAKMFSNEMTLASAWIHLLAVDLFAARQVYYDGLKNNIEMRHSVSLCLLFCPLGILVHFITRAFTASRKRREHGDTSHRFQ, translated from the exons ATGGTCACGTCTTTTTGTTTTCTCAGCTCTCAAGTCTCATTTAAG ATTGGCTGTTCAAGATTTTCAGCTAACTCCTTGCTTAGAAATCAAAGAAGCACAAAGAATGAAATACCATTTGATCAACTAGCAGTGGGGAAAAAAGCGAGTCCATATGTTGTCTGGAGTTTTATTGGAGGATCAAGAATCATCACTATACCTAATCTTGGAAGAATTATTATGTTCAGAAGGTCTTCTGTGTATGCTTCAT GGCTCCCAAGTTCTCAGATTGCAAGTAGTGCTTTTACATTGGGAACGGCAGCAGTACTTCCATTTTATACATTTATGGTTGCAGCCCCTGAAGCGAAGCTT ACCAAAAAAATAATAGCAAGCAGCATACCTTATATAGTTCTCGGTCTATTATACGCTTATTTACTGTATCTGTCCTGGACACCTGATACAATTCGGCTGATGTTTGCAAGTAAATACTGGTTGCCAGAG TTAAATGGTATAGCTAAGATGTTTTCCAACGAGATGACGCTGGCTTCTGCTTGGATTCATTTATTGGCTGTCGATCTTTTTGCTGCAAG GCAAGTTTACTATGACGGATTGAAGAACAACATAGAGATGAGGCATTCAGTGTCCCTTTGCCTGCTGTTTTGTCCGCTCGGAATTCTTGTTCATTTCATCACAAGAGCTTTCACTGCAAGCAGAAAAAGAAGAGAACATGGAGACACTTCTCATCGATTTCAGTAA
- the LOC142536935 gene encoding uncharacterized protein LOC142536935, which produces MNPNWELKNCCQHDQKVFLITIGVFTFAILALWRTFVLTPFKLITVFLHEASHAIACKLTCGEVEGIQVHANEGGVTQTRGGVYWLILPAGYLGSSFWGMLLILASTNLLTARIAAGCLVLSLLIVLFIAKNWTLRGLCVGFIIFIAIIWVLQETTKARILRYVILFIGVMNSLFSVYDIYDDLISRRVHSSDAEKFAELCPCPCNGAAWGVIWGMISFIFLCGSIYLGLVILS; this is translated from the exons ATGAACCCGAACTGGGAATTGAAGAATTGCTGTCAGCATGATCAAAAAGTTTTCCTTATCACCATTGGCGTTTTCACCTTTGCTATTCTGGCT TTATGGAGGACATTTGTCTTGACACCATTTAAGCTCATCACTGTGTTTCTACATGAAGCCAGCCATGCAATTGCTTGTAAGCTTACATGTGGTGAG GTCGAAGGTATCCAAGTTCATGCAAATGAAGGTGGCGTGACTCAAACACGTGGTGGTGTATATTGGTTGATCTTGCCTGCTGGAT ATCTTGGTTCATCATTTTGGGGTATGCTTCTTATACTTGCTTCGACAAATCTTCTCACAGCAAGGATTGCTGCGGGTTGTCTTGTTCTTTCTCTTCTTATTGTGCTCTTCATTGCTAAAAAT TGGACACTCCGAGGACTCTGTGTTG gatttattatatttattgctATTATTTGGGTTCTTCAAGAAACAACTAAAGCTCGTATCCTACGCTACGTTATACTCTTCATTG GTGTTATGAATAGTTTGTTTTCAGTTTATG ATATATATGATGACTTGATATCTCGAAGGGTTCACTCAAGTGATGCTGAGAAGTTTGCAGAACTTTGCCCCTGCCCTTGTAATGGAGCTGCGTGGGGGGTGATTTG GGGAATGATATCCTTTATATTTCTGTGTGGATCAATATATCTCGGACTCGTCATCTTGTCTTGA